Genomic segment of Spartobacteria bacterium:
TCAAGTTTTCCCATTCTTCAAATGGCAAAACAACCGCTTTGCGATTTTCATTTTTGTCGATTATAAACTCTGGATGAAGCGCTATCATACTTATTTCTCCTCGGATGACATGTGCAAAGTATCGTATTTCGCAATTGAATGTCAAACACATGCCAACACGCGCATGAGAACGGTCTGCCTAATGGGCGCTGAGGTACGAAGCGTCCCATTCAGGCTCGGGTTCTCATTCGTAGTGGCTCCACATGCGTATGATTTTAACAATCTTCACGTCATCCATAATCTGATAAACGAGACGATGCTGGATATTTATTCTGCGAGAACATGCGCCATGTAAATCGCCCAACAATTTTTCGTAAGGTGGAGGGTTTTGGTAGGGATTAATTTCCAACAACTCCAGCACTCTAGTTGCTTGTGGTTTTAGCCCTGAACGTGAAAGTTTCTTTGCATCCTTCTTGGCTTGATTTGTATAGATAAGCTTCCATTTCACCAATCTATCTCCTCTGAACATTCTTCAATAGGTGTTGTCAGTCCTTCACGTATCGACTCTCGCATTTTCGGTATTGATGTCAAATATAGTGTTTCCTGAATAGCACGCCAGTCTTCATCCCCAATTAGTACTGCAGAATGTCTTTTTCCTGCTATTTGTATCGGCTCGTGCGAAAGCGAAACATCGTCAACAAGCGTATAGAGTTTCTTTCTGGCTTCAGTTGCTGTAAGCGTTGTCATAGGTATCTCCAGTTAACTTAGTACGCAATAACGTACGCATACTACTGCGTTTTGTCAATGACCATGCTAACATTTAGCGTTTTATCTGTAGCTTGTTCGCCAGTGAAACAGAGCAGGGGGGGGATTGGCGAACAAATTTCAGATAAAATGAGGTTGGACGGAGCCGTCTGCGCGCGCTATGGGGTGTTACTCGGCATTTTTATCTTTGCGATGCAGTGATACCGTCGTTTTTATAAATGCTCAGGGCATAATCAGCGTTGATTTCGGTATGCCTGAGGTTTGAACGGGCACTCGTCAGAGCTGTTTTCGGACT
This window contains:
- a CDS encoding Txe/YoeB family addiction module toxin, yielding MVKWKLIYTNQAKKDAKKLSRSGLKPQATRVLELLEINPYQNPPPYEKLLGDLHGACSRRINIQHRLVYQIMDDVKIVKIIRMWSHYE
- a CDS encoding type II toxin-antitoxin system Phd/YefM family antitoxin — protein: MTTLTATEARKKLYTLVDDVSLSHEPIQIAGKRHSAVLIGDEDWRAIQETLYLTSIPKMRESIREGLTTPIEECSEEIDW